Proteins from a single region of Bacillus carboniphilus:
- a CDS encoding YlqD family protein, with protein MRIIRKITVKQVLTEESKSSIQKKLHNEKDMLKKECEQLLFEQKKMEHSKKGRNSSLQTSFLQEIERREDQIESIRFQLEQLEILPLGTELRESEIEALIEVNEGDSWDRLVKEIVIENGIVKEIRKG; from the coding sequence TTGAGAATCATTCGAAAAATAACAGTAAAGCAAGTACTTACGGAAGAAAGTAAATCTTCCATTCAGAAAAAACTACATAATGAGAAAGACATGCTCAAAAAAGAATGTGAGCAACTTTTGTTTGAACAGAAAAAAATGGAACACTCTAAAAAAGGACGAAACTCTTCCCTTCAAACTAGCTTTTTACAAGAGATTGAAAGAAGAGAAGACCAAATCGAATCGATTAGATTTCAATTAGAACAACTAGAAATCCTTCCTTTGGGGACAGAACTAAGGGAATCCGAGATAGAAGCGCTCATTGAGGTAAATGAAGGCGATTCGTGGGACAGACTAGTTAAAGAAATTGTGATAGAAAATGGGATTGTTAAAGAAATTCGTAAAGGGTGA
- the trmD gene encoding tRNA (guanosine(37)-N1)-methyltransferase TrmD: MRIDVLSLFPEMFTGVFETSILKKASDLGAVSYHVTNFRDFADNKHKTVDDYPYGGGAGMVLKPQPVFDAVDALTVGKKPRVILLCPQGEVHSQQKAEELSQEDHLLFICGHYEGYDERIREHIVTDEISIGDYVLTGGELAAMVVIDSVVRLLPGVLGNEDSPVQDSFSNGGLLEHPHYTRPADFRGMKVPEVLTSGHHENIQEWRERESLNRTISRRPELLEKARLTDRQKKWLEEQKKQ; the protein is encoded by the coding sequence ATGAGAATTGATGTTTTGTCATTATTTCCAGAGATGTTCACAGGTGTCTTTGAAACGTCAATTTTAAAAAAAGCATCAGACCTTGGGGCGGTTTCTTATCATGTTACCAATTTTAGAGACTTTGCAGATAATAAGCATAAAACAGTAGATGACTATCCTTATGGTGGTGGGGCTGGTATGGTCCTAAAACCCCAGCCTGTATTTGATGCTGTAGATGCCTTGACAGTAGGGAAAAAGCCTCGGGTCATCCTGTTATGTCCTCAGGGAGAAGTTCATTCTCAACAAAAAGCGGAAGAGCTTTCTCAAGAGGATCATCTTCTCTTTATTTGTGGTCATTATGAGGGGTATGATGAGAGAATCCGAGAACATATCGTAACAGATGAAATTTCAATCGGGGATTATGTATTAACAGGTGGAGAACTAGCTGCCATGGTTGTGATTGATAGTGTAGTTAGACTACTCCCAGGCGTTCTTGGAAATGAAGATTCTCCCGTACAAGATTCGTTTTCTAATGGGGGATTATTAGAACACCCCCACTATACAAGACCTGCCGATTTTAGAGGCATGAAAGTCCCTGAGGTGTTAACCTCTGGTCATCATGAAAATATCCAAGAGTGGAGAGAGAGAGAGTCTTTAAATCGAACCATAAGTCGTAGGCCAGAGTTATTAGAAAAAGCAAGACTTACAGATCGTCAAAAAAAATGGCTAGAAGAACAGAAAAAGCAATAG
- the rimM gene encoding ribosome maturation factor RimM (Essential for efficient processing of 16S rRNA) — protein sequence MEKWFNVGKIVNTHGLRGEVRVISRTDFADERYKVGNTLYFFSEPNTEVSIPLTVKHHRKHKNFDLLTFEGYDSIQAVEGLKNGLLKIKEEQLTELDEGEFYFHEIIGCEVYLEDGEKVGKVREILTPGANDVWVVKGNRKEYYIPYIAEVIKTINIDERKITIKPMEGLLD from the coding sequence ATGGAAAAATGGTTTAATGTAGGAAAGATTGTGAATACACATGGCCTGCGTGGAGAGGTTAGAGTGATTTCAAGAACAGACTTTGCAGATGAGAGATATAAAGTAGGGAATACACTTTATTTCTTTTCAGAACCAAATACAGAAGTTTCTATACCTTTAACGGTTAAGCATCATCGTAAGCATAAAAACTTTGATTTGCTAACATTTGAGGGATATGATTCTATCCAAGCAGTAGAAGGTTTAAAAAACGGACTTCTGAAAATAAAAGAAGAGCAACTTACAGAGCTAGATGAAGGAGAGTTTTATTTTCACGAGATCATTGGTTGTGAAGTCTATTTAGAAGATGGGGAAAAGGTTGGAAAAGTGAGGGAGATTTTAACTCCGGGAGCTAATGATGTGTGGGTCGTGAAAGGGAATCGTAAAGAATATTACATTCCTTATATTGCTGAAGTGATTAAGACGATTAACATTGACGAGAGAAAAATAACGATTAAACCAATGGAAGGGTTGCTTGATTAA
- the rplS gene encoding 50S ribosomal protein L19 translates to MHPIISEITKEQLRTDLPTFRPGDTVRVHVKVIEGTRERIQLFEGVVIKRRGGGISETFTVRKISYGVGVERTFPVHTPKIAKLEVVRRGKVRRAKLYYLRNLRGKAARIKEIR, encoded by the coding sequence ATGCACCCAATTATTTCAGAAATTACGAAGGAACAACTTCGTACTGATCTTCCTACATTCCGTCCTGGTGATACTGTACGTGTACACGTAAAGGTTATCGAGGGAACACGTGAACGTATTCAGTTGTTCGAAGGCGTTGTAATTAAGCGTCGTGGTGGCGGAATTAGTGAAACATTTACAGTACGTAAAATTTCTTACGGTGTAGGTGTAGAACGTACTTTCCCAGTACACACACCAAAAATTGCTAAGCTTGAAGTTGTTCGTCGTGGTAAAGTTCGTCGTGCGAAGCTTTACTATCTACGTAACCTACGCGGAAAAGCAGCAAGAATTAAAGAAATTCGATAA